One segment of Streptomyces sp. NBC_01463 DNA contains the following:
- a CDS encoding alcohol dehydrogenase catalytic domain-containing protein, giving the protein MRALTWQGKRDVRVDTVPDPRIEDPTDIIVRITSTGICGSDLHLYEVLGPYLDPGDILGHEPMGIVEAVGPQVTSLAPGDRVVVPFNISCGHCYMCDRGLHSQCETTQVRERGMGAALFGYTKLYGQVPGGQAELLRVPFGDSLPIKVPHGPADDRFVYLSDVLPTAWQAVEYAAIPPGGSVTVLGLGPIGAMAARVARHRGAGVVVGVDFVPARLSRAAADGVQCLDLRRLGKELGDAIRDLTDGRGTDAVIDAVGMEAHGAPVAKAAHGAVGMLPDRLAERLMDRAGLDRLAALRTAIDVVRRGGTISVSGVYGGAADPLPMLTMFDKQIQLRMGQANVKRWVDEILPLLTDEDPLGVDGFATHHLPLEEGPQAYKTFQDKEDGMIKTLLVP; this is encoded by the coding sequence ATGCGCGCACTGACCTGGCAAGGCAAAAGGGACGTCCGGGTGGACACGGTTCCGGATCCGCGGATCGAGGACCCGACGGACATCATCGTCAGGATCACGTCCACGGGCATCTGCGGCTCGGATCTGCACTTGTACGAAGTCCTGGGCCCCTACCTCGACCCCGGAGACATTCTCGGCCACGAGCCCATGGGCATCGTGGAGGCGGTCGGCCCACAGGTGACTTCGCTCGCCCCGGGGGACCGAGTGGTCGTCCCCTTCAACATCTCGTGCGGGCACTGCTACATGTGCGATCGAGGGCTGCACTCCCAGTGCGAGACCACGCAGGTCCGGGAGAGGGGCATGGGGGCCGCCCTCTTCGGCTACACCAAGCTCTACGGCCAGGTGCCCGGTGGCCAGGCGGAGCTGTTGCGGGTTCCCTTCGGGGACAGCCTGCCCATCAAGGTTCCGCACGGTCCGGCGGACGACCGGTTCGTCTACCTCTCCGACGTACTGCCCACCGCCTGGCAGGCCGTGGAGTACGCGGCGATCCCGCCCGGCGGGTCGGTGACCGTTCTGGGACTCGGGCCGATCGGCGCGATGGCGGCGCGAGTCGCCAGGCACCGGGGCGCGGGCGTGGTGGTGGGCGTCGACTTCGTACCCGCGCGTCTGTCCCGCGCCGCCGCGGACGGAGTGCAATGCCTGGACCTGCGCCGGCTCGGCAAGGAACTCGGCGACGCCATCCGCGACCTCACCGACGGACGAGGCACCGACGCGGTGATCGACGCGGTCGGTATGGAGGCCCACGGCGCTCCCGTGGCGAAGGCGGCGCACGGGGCCGTGGGAATGTTGCCCGATCGTCTGGCGGAACGACTCATGGACAGGGCGGGACTGGACCGCCTGGCCGCCTTGCGGACAGCGATCGACGTGGTGCGCAGGGGCGGCACGATCTCGGTGTCCGGGGTGTACGGGGGCGCGGCCGACCCCCTGCCGATGCTGACCATGTTCGACAAGCAGATTCAGCTCAGGATGGGCCAGGCCAACGTCAAGCGCTGGGTCGACGAGATCCTCCCGCTGCTCACGGACGAGGACCCCTTGGGCGTCGACGGCTTCGCGACGCACCATCTGCCGCTCGAAGAGGGGCCGCAGGCGTACAAGACGTTCCAGGACAAGGAGGACGGCATGATCAAGACGTTGCTGGTTCCCTGA
- a CDS encoding SRPBCC family protein: MAVRHRLIESPAGEVWAVLADGTRYGDWVVGTSRSRPADGEWPQVGSSIRYTIRFGPWSVAGRTVVRRCETPGVLELEVDSGWLGTARIALEVRPWGENALVTIDEHPLRGPAGKLHNTAVDALIQLRHRSMLARLADTVEKASHSTHEAA; this comes from the coding sequence ATGGCCGTACGACATCGATTGATCGAAAGTCCCGCCGGGGAAGTCTGGGCCGTCCTGGCCGACGGCACGCGGTACGGCGACTGGGTGGTGGGGACCTCGCGGTCGCGTCCCGCGGACGGAGAGTGGCCGCAGGTCGGCTCCAGCATCAGGTACACGATTCGGTTCGGACCGTGGTCGGTGGCTGGAAGAACGGTCGTTCGGCGTTGCGAGACACCCGGAGTGCTGGAACTGGAAGTCGACAGCGGGTGGCTCGGCACCGCCCGGATCGCTCTGGAAGTCCGTCCCTGGGGCGAGAACGCCCTGGTGACCATTGACGAACACCCGCTGCGCGGGCCCGCGGGGAAGCTTCACAACACAGCCGTGGACGCGCTGATCCAACTGCGCCACCGCAGCATGCTCGCCCGGCTTGCTGACACCGTCGAGAAGGCCTCGCACAGCACGCACGAGGCCGCCTGA
- a CDS encoding xanthine dehydrogenase family protein molybdopterin-binding subunit, translated as MTFLSEPVAIGSDLPRRDGAVKVLGTATYAYETPLENVAYLHPVQATIARGRVSGLDTSAAVALDGVLAVLTPDTAERLASTEDRELAALQDEAVDFRGQVIALVVADSSEVARYAAALVRPAYAQEEHDAELRADHEALYAPERVNPDFPTDTAEGDVAAAMAAAEVTVEQTYTTAMYHNNPMEPHATTALWDPAGEGFLTLWDSTQGVHPARATLASVFGLDEARIRVVCPYVGGGFGSKGEPHVNVVLAAMAARAVPGRPVRLALTRQQMFSLAGYRTPTIQRCALGAGRDGKLTALSIDVVEQTSRIKEFAEQTGVPSRMMYAVANRRTTHRLAALDVPVPSWMRAPGECPGMFGPEVAMDELAERLGMDPVELRIRNEPDVEPGSGKPFSSRDLVGCLREGAARFGWAERDARPGVRRSGDWLVGTGVASSTYPVHRMPRSTATIRREGDRYVAEIGAADLGTGAWTTLAQIAADALGVPVDAVEVRIGDTDYPMATVAGGSSGTATWGSAVVEAARAFRDRFGTEPPDGAEASGDVGPLDDRYAMHAFGAQFAEAHVHVDTGEVRVPRLLGVFAAGRIINPRTARSQFIGGMTMGLSMALHENSVLDPRTGHVVNHDFAGYHIAANADVDEVEAHWLDEHDPHVNAMGSKGIGEIGIVGTAAAVSNAVWHACGVRVRDLPITLDKVLHALEDRPER; from the coding sequence ATGACCTTCCTGAGCGAGCCGGTCGCCATCGGCAGTGACCTGCCGCGCCGGGACGGCGCGGTCAAGGTCCTGGGCACCGCCACCTATGCGTACGAGACGCCCCTGGAGAACGTCGCCTACCTGCATCCCGTCCAGGCGACGATCGCCCGGGGGCGCGTCTCGGGGCTGGACACCTCCGCGGCCGTAGCGCTCGACGGTGTGCTCGCGGTGCTCACGCCCGACACCGCTGAGCGCCTGGCTTCCACGGAGGACCGAGAGCTGGCGGCCCTGCAGGACGAGGCGGTCGACTTCCGCGGCCAGGTCATCGCCCTGGTCGTCGCCGACAGCTCCGAGGTGGCCCGGTATGCCGCCGCACTCGTCCGGCCGGCCTACGCGCAGGAGGAGCACGACGCCGAACTGCGGGCCGACCACGAGGCTCTGTACGCGCCCGAGCGGGTGAACCCGGACTTCCCCACCGACACCGCGGAGGGTGACGTCGCGGCAGCCATGGCGGCCGCGGAGGTGACGGTCGAGCAGACCTACACCACCGCGATGTACCACAACAACCCGATGGAACCCCACGCCACGACAGCCCTCTGGGACCCGGCAGGCGAGGGCTTCCTGACGCTGTGGGACTCCACCCAGGGCGTCCATCCCGCGCGTGCCACCCTGGCGTCCGTGTTCGGCCTCGACGAGGCACGGATCCGGGTCGTCTGCCCGTACGTCGGTGGCGGGTTCGGGTCCAAGGGCGAGCCGCACGTCAATGTGGTCCTCGCCGCGATGGCCGCGCGCGCAGTCCCCGGCCGGCCCGTACGACTGGCGCTGACCCGTCAGCAGATGTTCTCCCTCGCCGGTTACCGCACACCCACCATCCAGCGGTGCGCTCTCGGCGCCGGCCGCGACGGCAAGCTGACCGCCCTCTCGATCGACGTGGTCGAACAGACTTCGCGGATCAAGGAGTTCGCCGAGCAGACCGGTGTGCCCTCCCGGATGATGTACGCGGTGGCGAACCGGCGGACCACGCACAGGCTCGCTGCCCTGGATGTCCCGGTGCCGTCCTGGATGCGCGCCCCCGGCGAGTGTCCCGGCATGTTCGGGCCCGAGGTGGCGATGGACGAGCTGGCGGAGCGCCTGGGGATGGACCCGGTCGAGCTGCGGATCCGCAACGAGCCCGACGTCGAGCCCGGTTCGGGCAAGCCGTTCTCCAGCCGCGACCTTGTCGGCTGCCTGCGGGAGGGCGCGGCGCGGTTCGGCTGGGCGGAGCGTGATGCGCGGCCCGGCGTGCGGCGCAGCGGTGACTGGCTGGTCGGCACGGGCGTCGCGTCCTCCACCTACCCGGTGCACCGTATGCCGCGGTCGACGGCGACGATCCGGCGGGAAGGCGACCGCTATGTCGCCGAGATCGGCGCGGCCGACCTCGGCACCGGCGCATGGACCACGCTGGCGCAGATCGCCGCGGACGCGCTCGGCGTACCGGTCGATGCGGTGGAGGTACGGATCGGTGACACCGACTACCCGATGGCGACGGTGGCCGGGGGTTCCTCGGGGACGGCGACGTGGGGCTCGGCCGTGGTCGAGGCCGCACGCGCCTTCCGTGACAGGTTCGGGACCGAGCCGCCGGACGGGGCCGAGGCGTCCGGTGACGTCGGCCCGCTCGACGACCGCTACGCGATGCACGCCTTCGGCGCGCAGTTCGCCGAGGCGCACGTCCACGTGGACACGGGCGAGGTGCGGGTGCCGCGCCTGCTCGGCGTGTTCGCCGCCGGCCGGATCATCAACCCGCGCACGGCACGGTCCCAGTTCATCGGCGGGATGACGATGGGGCTGTCCATGGCCCTGCACGAGAACAGCGTGCTCGACCCCCGCACCGGCCATGTCGTCAACCACGACTTCGCGGGCTACCACATCGCGGCCAACGCGGATGTCGACGAGGTCGAGGCCCACTGGCTCGACGAGCACGACCCCCACGTCAACGCCATGGGGTCGAAGGGCATCGGAGAGATCGGCATCGTCGGCACGGCCGCCGCGGTGTCGAACGCGGTGTGGCACGCCTGCGGTGTGCGCGTACGAGACCTGCCGATCACTCTGGACAAGGTCCTGCACGCACTGGAGGACCGGCCCGAGCGGTGA
- a CDS encoding xanthine dehydrogenase family protein subunit M, translating into MKPFDYQHPTDAAAAVRSVAGVPGAVFLGGGTNLVDHLKLGLVEPDLVVGVTDLLPAGIEELGGGGLRIGAGVSNSELAADPRVREWFPVLSQALLSGASGQLRNMATTGGNPLQRTRCVYFQDVTTPCNKREPGTGCSAIGGWTRNHAILGASEHCIAVHPSDMAVAMSALDAQVRVLGPGGERTIPFVDLHRLPADTPERDTVLEHGELITAIDLPAQSIARRSAYRKVRDRASYAFALVSVAAALEVQDGVITDARIAFGGVAHAPWRAYRAEETLRGAAASEESYRAAADAELVGARPAEGLDGGNAFKIPLLRRTLAATLRDLAREDA; encoded by the coding sequence GTGAAGCCGTTCGACTACCAGCACCCCACCGACGCGGCCGCCGCCGTGCGCAGTGTCGCGGGGGTCCCCGGCGCCGTGTTCCTCGGTGGTGGCACGAATCTGGTGGACCACCTCAAGCTGGGCCTCGTCGAACCCGATCTGGTCGTCGGTGTCACCGATCTCCTGCCCGCCGGGATCGAGGAGCTCGGCGGGGGCGGGCTCAGGATCGGCGCGGGTGTCAGCAACAGCGAACTCGCAGCGGATCCGCGGGTGCGCGAGTGGTTCCCCGTGCTGTCACAAGCCCTGCTGTCGGGCGCCTCGGGGCAGTTGCGCAATATGGCCACCACCGGCGGCAACCCGTTGCAACGCACCCGGTGCGTCTATTTCCAGGACGTCACGACACCGTGCAACAAGCGGGAGCCCGGCACGGGCTGCTCGGCGATCGGGGGCTGGACCCGCAACCACGCGATCCTCGGCGCCTCCGAGCACTGCATCGCGGTCCATCCGTCCGACATGGCCGTGGCGATGTCCGCGCTCGACGCACAGGTGCGCGTGCTCGGCCCCGGTGGCGAGCGCACCATCCCCTTCGTCGACCTGCACCGGCTGCCGGCCGACACCCCGGAGCGCGACACGGTGCTCGAACACGGCGAACTCATCACCGCGATCGACCTGCCCGCACAGTCCATCGCCCGCCGATCGGCCTATCGCAAGGTACGGGACCGTGCCTCCTACGCGTTCGCCCTGGTCAGCGTCGCTGCGGCGCTCGAGGTCCAGGACGGCGTGATCACTGACGCGCGCATCGCGTTCGGTGGCGTGGCGCACGCGCCGTGGCGCGCGTACCGGGCCGAGGAGACGCTGCGGGGCGCCGCGGCCTCGGAGGAGAGTTACCGTGCCGCCGCGGACGCCGAACTCGTCGGTGCCCGGCCCGCCGAAGGCCTGGACGGCGGGAACGCGTTCAAGATCCCCCTGCTGCGCCGCACCCTCGCGGCAACCCTGCGTGACCTGGCCCGAGAGGACGCCTGA
- a CDS encoding 2Fe-2S iron-sulfur cluster-binding protein, with protein MKSEITVQVDGITRQLTVDTRTTLLDALRERLGVTSPKKGCDHGQCGACTVLAGGQRVLSCLTLAVTQDGAEVVTAEGLAAGDQHAEGGLHPVQQAFIDCDAFQCGYCTPGQVVSAVGMLDEFARGWPSAVTGGTEAPALDRAEVAERMSGNLCRCAAYVNIVPAIQQAAAAASGVQRAAGMEVSG; from the coding sequence GTGAAAAGTGAAATCACCGTGCAGGTCGACGGAATCACGCGTCAGCTGACCGTCGACACGCGTACGACGCTGCTCGATGCCCTCCGCGAGCGGTTGGGGGTGACGAGCCCCAAGAAGGGGTGCGATCACGGACAGTGCGGCGCGTGCACGGTGCTGGCCGGCGGGCAGCGTGTGCTGAGCTGCCTCACTCTGGCGGTCACGCAGGACGGTGCCGAGGTCGTTACCGCCGAGGGGCTCGCTGCCGGTGATCAGCACGCCGAGGGGGGTCTGCATCCTGTGCAGCAGGCCTTCATCGACTGCGACGCCTTCCAGTGCGGCTACTGCACACCGGGCCAGGTCGTCTCCGCGGTCGGAATGCTCGACGAGTTCGCGCGGGGCTGGCCGAGCGCCGTCACCGGCGGCACAGAGGCCCCGGCGCTCGACCGTGCGGAGGTGGCCGAGCGGATGAGCGGCAACCTGTGCCGCTGCGCCGCCTACGTCAACATCGTGCCCGCCATTCAGCAAGCCGCCGCCGCTGCGTCCGGCGTCCAGCGGGCGGCCGGCATGGAGGTATCCGGGTGA
- a CDS encoding GNAT family N-acetyltransferase, which produces MSWLPDDFVHPVLVPLPGGGHHLRPIREADAPHDYRAVMGSRERLWTIFGPAWGWPAATMTYEADRADLLRHEKEIAAHQSFNYALFDEGETALLGCVYIDPPEKSGADGEVAWWVVDDLVGGEVEQALDALVPRWIAADWPFERPRLLGREISWSQWLALPAHPDAWMTDSKGSNAVSGE; this is translated from the coding sequence ATGAGCTGGCTTCCCGATGACTTCGTCCACCCTGTCCTGGTACCGCTGCCGGGCGGGGGCCATCACCTGCGGCCGATCCGGGAGGCGGATGCGCCGCACGACTATCGCGCCGTGATGGGCTCGCGCGAGCGGCTGTGGACCATCTTCGGTCCGGCCTGGGGCTGGCCCGCCGCCACCATGACCTACGAGGCCGACCGGGCCGACCTGTTGCGGCACGAGAAGGAGATAGCCGCCCACCAGTCCTTCAACTACGCGCTGTTCGACGAGGGGGAGACGGCACTCCTCGGCTGCGTCTACATCGACCCACCGGAGAAGTCCGGCGCGGACGGCGAAGTCGCCTGGTGGGTGGTGGACGATCTGGTGGGCGGCGAGGTCGAGCAGGCCCTCGACGCGCTGGTGCCGCGGTGGATCGCCGCCGACTGGCCGTTCGAGCGGCCGCGCCTCCTCGGCCGCGAGATCTCCTGGTCGCAGTGGCTCGCCCTGCCGGCGCACCCCGACGCATGGATGACCGATTCCAAAGGGTCAAATGCCGTATCCGGTGAGTGA
- a CDS encoding DinB family protein: MSSDNRIGPPSVGSERDMLRAFLDYHRATLAMKCEGLTDEELRQQSVPPSTLSLLGLVRHMAEVERAWFRRVFEDNEAPMVWSDKIDFQAAYDASASTRAEAFAAWDAEVENSRRIEREAESLDQAGHQPRWDEEVSLRMVMVHVLLEYGRHNGHADLLREGVDGTVGA, from the coding sequence ATGAGCAGCGACAACCGCATAGGACCGCCCAGCGTTGGCAGCGAACGCGACATGCTGCGGGCGTTCCTCGACTACCACCGCGCGACCCTCGCCATGAAGTGCGAAGGGCTCACCGACGAGGAGCTGCGGCAGCAGTCGGTGCCGCCGTCCACGCTTTCGCTGCTCGGTCTGGTGCGGCACATGGCGGAAGTGGAGCGTGCTTGGTTCCGCCGGGTGTTCGAGGACAACGAGGCGCCCATGGTCTGGTCCGACAAGATCGACTTCCAGGCAGCGTACGACGCGAGTGCGTCGACCAGGGCCGAGGCGTTCGCGGCCTGGGATGCCGAGGTGGAGAACTCGCGCCGTATCGAACGGGAGGCCGAGTCCCTGGACCAGGCCGGGCATCAGCCACGATGGGACGAGGAGGTGTCGCTGCGGATGGTGATGGTGCACGTGCTTCTGGAGTACGGCCGCCATAACGGGCACGCGGACCTGCTCCGCGAAGGTGTCGACGGGACCGTGGGCGCCTGA
- a CDS encoding SDR family oxidoreductase, whose product MIVDLSGKTALVTGSTQGIGAAIAAGLAAAGARVAINGRSAGSVAAAIEHLRAQHPEAEFVAAPGDIATDEGAREVRDALPHADILVNNLGIFGAKPALEISDDEWRRYFEVNVLASIRMTREYLPGMTENGWGRVQYIASDSAVVVPAEMIHYGMSKTALLAVSRGFAKEAAGTGVTVNSVIAGPTHTGGVEDFVYQLVDKDLPWDEAQREFMRVHRPQSLIQRLIEPEEIAHMVVYLASSFASATTGGALRVDGGYVDSILP is encoded by the coding sequence ATGATCGTCGATCTGTCAGGAAAAACGGCCCTCGTCACCGGCTCCACGCAAGGAATCGGTGCGGCGATCGCCGCCGGGCTCGCGGCAGCAGGGGCCCGTGTCGCGATCAACGGCCGCAGCGCCGGCTCCGTGGCAGCCGCCATCGAGCACCTGCGGGCGCAGCATCCGGAGGCGGAGTTCGTCGCCGCACCGGGCGACATCGCCACCGACGAGGGCGCCCGGGAGGTGCGGGACGCGCTGCCGCACGCCGACATCCTCGTCAACAACCTCGGTATCTTCGGTGCCAAGCCGGCGCTGGAGATCAGCGACGACGAGTGGCGCCGCTACTTCGAGGTGAACGTGCTGGCCTCGATCCGCATGACGCGGGAGTACCTGCCGGGCATGACGGAGAACGGCTGGGGCCGTGTGCAGTACATCGCCAGCGACTCGGCGGTCGTGGTCCCGGCCGAGATGATCCACTACGGCATGTCCAAGACGGCGCTGCTGGCCGTGTCCCGCGGCTTCGCGAAGGAGGCGGCGGGTACGGGGGTCACGGTCAACTCCGTCATCGCCGGGCCGACGCACACCGGCGGTGTCGAGGACTTCGTCTACCAGCTGGTCGACAAGGATCTGCCGTGGGACGAGGCCCAGCGCGAGTTCATGCGCGTGCACCGGCCGCAATCCCTGATCCAGCGTCTCATCGAGCCGGAGGAGATCGCCCACATGGTGGTCTACCTGGCTTCCTCGTTCGCCTCCGCGACCACGGGTGGCGCGCTGCGGGTGGACGGCGGCTACGTGGACTCGATCCTTCCCTGA
- a CDS encoding FAD-dependent monooxygenase: MHTPVTIIGAGLGGLTLARVLHLHGILVTVHEAEASASARAQGGMLDIHDYNGQRALEAAGLLDEFRAVVIEGRQAMRLVEQDGTVLHEMADDGTGGRPEVQRADLRRLLLDSLPAGTVRWGRKVSGARALGDGRHEVTFTDGGTEATSLLVGADGAWSRVRPLVSASAPTYVGTSFVETYLFDADTRHPGSAALVGGGSMLAPAPGREIVAHRESGDTLHVYTALSKPLDWFAAIDFSDAGAAAARIAREFDGWAPELTALLTDADTAPVLRPHHTLPAGHRWDRVPGVTLLGDAAHLTAPNGEGANLAMLDGAELGRALAASPDDVEAALAAYEEAMFARGAEPVTFDGAEIHGIDSEKNTARTMLEMITQQG, encoded by the coding sequence ATGCACACCCCCGTCACCATCATCGGAGCCGGCCTCGGCGGACTCACGCTGGCCCGCGTCCTGCACCTCCACGGCATCCTGGTCACGGTCCACGAGGCCGAGGCCTCCGCGTCGGCGCGCGCGCAGGGCGGGATGCTCGACATCCACGACTACAACGGGCAGCGCGCGCTGGAGGCGGCCGGGCTGCTGGACGAGTTCCGTGCCGTCGTCATCGAGGGCCGCCAGGCGATGCGGCTGGTCGAACAGGACGGGACCGTGCTGCACGAGATGGCCGACGACGGCACGGGCGGACGCCCCGAGGTACAGCGCGCCGATCTGCGACGGCTCCTGCTCGACTCGCTTCCGGCCGGCACCGTCCGCTGGGGGCGGAAGGTCAGCGGGGCCCGCGCCCTCGGCGACGGCCGTCATGAGGTGACGTTCACCGACGGCGGCACGGAAGCGACGAGCCTGCTGGTCGGTGCGGACGGGGCCTGGTCGCGCGTGCGGCCGCTGGTCTCCGCCTCCGCGCCCACGTACGTCGGCACCTCGTTCGTCGAGACGTACCTGTTCGACGCCGACACCCGCCACCCGGGCTCCGCCGCGCTGGTGGGCGGGGGTTCGATGCTCGCGCCCGCACCCGGCAGGGAGATCGTCGCCCACCGGGAGAGCGGTGACACCCTGCACGTCTACACGGCGCTGTCCAAGCCGCTGGACTGGTTCGCCGCCATCGACTTCAGCGACGCCGGCGCAGCAGCCGCACGGATCGCGCGGGAGTTCGACGGCTGGGCACCCGAGCTCACAGCTCTGCTCACGGACGCCGACACCGCACCCGTGCTGCGCCCCCACCACACCCTGCCGGCCGGCCACCGGTGGGACCGGGTGCCGGGGGTCACCCTGCTCGGTGACGCCGCCCACCTCACGGCACCGAACGGCGAGGGCGCCAATCTGGCCATGCTGGACGGCGCCGAACTCGGCAGGGCCCTCGCCGCGTCTCCCGACGACGTCGAGGCCGCGCTCGCCGCGTACGAAGAGGCCATGTTCGCGCGCGGCGCCGAGCCCGTCACCTTCGACGGCGCCGAGATCCATGGCATCGACTCCGAGAAGAACACGGCCCGGACGATGCTCGAGATGATCACGCAACAGGGCTGA
- a CDS encoding TetR/AcrR family transcriptional regulator, whose product MTQPSLRERRRTAATQEIVDAAERHIAEHGPAALSLRAVARSLGMTVQALYHYFPSRDALVTVLVTKAYDDLADAVQAAVDNPAEGPPLPRLVIAAEGYRNWATSHPERFQLLYGTPLRGYAAPADGPTTQAMRRMSAIFEHEMFGGFTQEQLAAAETSALSPALRTYLEQLPHYGLGHLPPAATALLLSSWGHLHGLVVLEVFGHSSFLGEHQGEMFRGAIQNLLDDVNRRIPAPASHA is encoded by the coding sequence ATGACCCAGCCCTCCCTGCGCGAGCGACGCCGGACCGCGGCCACCCAGGAGATCGTGGACGCCGCCGAACGCCACATCGCCGAACACGGGCCCGCGGCCCTGTCCCTGCGGGCCGTCGCCCGGAGCCTGGGGATGACCGTGCAGGCGCTGTACCACTACTTCCCGAGCCGGGACGCCCTCGTCACGGTCCTCGTCACCAAGGCGTACGACGACCTGGCCGACGCCGTGCAGGCCGCCGTCGACAACCCGGCGGAGGGCCCGCCCCTGCCCCGCCTGGTGATCGCGGCCGAGGGCTACCGGAACTGGGCGACCTCCCACCCCGAACGCTTCCAACTCCTGTACGGAACACCCCTGCGGGGCTACGCGGCCCCCGCCGACGGCCCCACCACCCAGGCGATGCGCCGGATGAGCGCGATCTTCGAGCACGAGATGTTCGGCGGGTTCACCCAGGAGCAGCTCGCCGCGGCCGAGACCTCCGCGCTCTCACCGGCGCTGCGCACCTACCTGGAGCAGCTGCCGCACTACGGTCTCGGGCATCTCCCGCCCGCCGCGACCGCACTCCTGCTGAGCTCGTGGGGACACCTGCACGGCCTCGTCGTGCTGGAGGTGTTCGGGCACAGTTCCTTCCTCGGTGAACACCAGGGCGAGATGTTCCGCGGGGCGATCCAGAACCTGCTGGACGATGTGAACCGCCGCATCCCCGCACCCGCGAGCCACGCCTGA